One Drosophila subobscura isolate 14011-0131.10 chromosome U, UCBerk_Dsub_1.0, whole genome shotgun sequence DNA window includes the following coding sequences:
- the LOC117902704 gene encoding dedicator of cytokinesis protein 11 isoform X5, whose product MERKFTRGLNKLSSAVQMRENVSQLVRESAVLKNSTGSYQRSLSIANKHLVVEPIDFEAFVAKNKTVIQNDPQRELLIYPADDVSEIIMPRKQRTTAKSVADRFEPPNEAIVCPLHGALMGNGNGNGHSQVSRQGSTQSNGSLHNGNGNGHSSCSSLSSANGHHQLSRKSSQCSSNGSTSQKVSQESSYESALSSITLRSHLAQPEEADELSEEAPGEDSSTQGSRAECTRFTRQALYTYRAKNHLIHYKYNAYGGNCHDLPSISPGEELLEEVYEIDADQDRIDEQMTRSQADTITKQGYLLKGPDSAADRMFANIGNKSFKRRYCYLRQEIDGTYMLELHKDEKQGDAKATIVMDFCTEVVQNPKRGRFCFELRMTAGHKSFTLAAENEQDFKDWLGKLSSVLAQNRAQEEKRKASLERQPSAGPQLALPAEQQPTFGTLKGLDQSLHPQLMKYGRETDHSIALARKEQRRRLFACYQSPSKATANDSVEQYREHFGTRMLLTCHSLRFRLQCVAADAGPGVDAEQQVEPYITSLALYDAKAGRKLSESFYFNVNDSWNAQLLPNTPVPASVAGCGVPRRAADGDDRNASQAPHSLFDGVSAELLRCPRQQFQQLRQCLLSVRAPHADIYLVVRVEKVLQCGIAQAAEPYLKAGKDPKLGQKVCKAAKNCAQHIGHYRQPFAWAAKPLFKLYSHELDVEPHKEFDFSPIYRQELPKLKDEELLKLLVDYRKPEKLSKLTIIPGCLKMQLQIVDTVPCGLSKSLAPLSTFSPASKQPPTLELAEFQNQSEREAHPYTSFCNHLYVYPLSLQFDSQKLFSRARNITVVVELRDGDGEYSKPLKCIYGRPGQDLLVSQIACPVLHHNVTPTWYEEIKLRLPLGLFPEHHLLFSFYHVSCNLSKKRDAQAAFETPIGYAWLPLLQKNRICLEEQPLPVAATLPVGYLSIQPLGWGKGQNCGPDIQWIDNQRPLYTVALRLDSTVLTADQHLHNFFAHCERLLEGGKTGALPAETETCKILKAAHAIDMRSLISYLPTLLNELFTLLVHTQSEEIGLNVIRLLTNIIHLISFDAKRPDLLASYVKFVFHAPYYSQQTARLRTVHGELCRHLPYLLNPKNTDFLIVNKFMRYSAIFFDLIVKSMAQHLLATGRIRMLRNERFPKEYADRVEQLIKVLIIYITTRYDDLGEETQLLNRSLARFVRQCLSYMDRGFVYRLIRCYMEEFSPGNPRVLHEYKFNFLQEICQHEHYVPLNLPFVLNPKNRPPEMMQHFTLSEEFCRQHFLSGLLLQELKSSLNEVGHVRRHALAIFKDLLAKHELDGRYQQRGQLSRIALLYVPWLGIVMDNLHRIDDLSETPGATTPNGHVYVDSASYTKRLSCSSSYVFSKDSSTFGSLTSTPRSKNRLTLHNDQLSPCRTSVHMKENNFLAAIAGQPISNGISNLSLNSNTDSGHSQDTTTIGAYTNGETDVALRNGHNRSVSFTHAQILSRCDKFSVGESRDLLLGFLFIVKHLSQDQMVAWWQNCNETETLQFLAILDLSLQHFRYVGKKNVQLTPDSRQLRATKAHTLPARTTPPTGLDNGHQQEQPSSGTLNQPREHLLEDLARTQLALYESNLATEVGMIILDCLGMYVLQFRQLLTDSLVLRKLARVYLRFLQLGQSERLSKHVFAALRAFINNYSVALFKGNAMLCGQMVYELLKACDSRLVEIRHESCAVLYLLMRSNFEFSGRKALTRVHLQVIISVSQMIGNVIGLNNARFQESLSIINSYANSDKAMKGTGFPMEVKDLTRRVRTVLMATAQMQAHHMDPERLLELQYSLANSYASTPELRHTWLVTMARNHEQNGNLSEAACCHLHIAALMCEYLRLRGTACSSLTWSSASFGKISRNIPLDEQGLKLDAGAQDSQYTEYMLLEQLKQCADLLDRAERFECLGDLYKLILPIHERARDFIELSNCYEHLAQAYSKIVEVNRSGKRMLGRFYRVVFYGMMYFEEDHAIEYVYKEPKLTSLSEISERLAKQYQEKFGADVVKLIMDSSPVKVDELDAKLAYIQVTHVIPFFTKTELDQRLNEFEQNHDVNTFMYETPFTKSGAARGSVEEQWKRKTVIETTYSFPYVLKRIPVKSREIIELSPIEVAIDEMQSKVSELEEIIMPPADVKKLQLRLQGSVAVTVNAGPLAYAHAFLDAKVINNFSLDRVGDLKDVFRDFIGVCHKALCVNERMISADQKEYHHVLKENYEKLCLALSELLDDESFQPLSEDAESINQRNSMALFNAISGASHNSSTA is encoded by the exons ATGGAGCGAAAATTTACGCGCGGCTTGAATAAGCTCAGCTCGGCGGTACAGATGAGAGAGAATGTCTCTCAGCTGGTGCGTGAGAGCGCCGTTTTG AAGAACAGCACGGGGAGCTATCAGCGTAGTCTCTCTATTGcg AACAAACATCTTGTGGTGGAGCCCATAGATTTTGAGgcatttgtggccaaaaataaaacagtaaTCCAAAATGATCCGCAAAGGGAGTTGCTCATCTATCCAGCAGATGATGTTTCA GAGATCATTATGCCGAGGAAGCAGCGTACCACTGCCAAATCAGTGGCGGATCGCTTCGAGCCACCCAACGAGGCGATTGTGTGTCCATTGCATGGCGCTTtgatggggaatgggaatgggaacggtcACAGTCAGGTGAGCCGCCAGGGCAGCACTCAATCGAATGGCAGTCTCCAcaatgggaacgggaatggtcacagcagctgcagcagtttgAGCAGCGCCAATGGGCACCATCAGCTGTCACGCAAGAGTTCCCAGTGCTCGTCGAATGGTTCGACAAGTCAGAAAGTGTCACAGGAATCATCCTACGAGTCAGCGCTGTCCTCCATCACACTACGCTCGCATCTGGCGCAGCCCGAAGAGGCGGATGAGTTGTCGGAAGAGGCACCTGGCGAAGATTCCAGCACTCAGGGGTCACGTGCCGAGTGCACACGGTTCACACGACAGGCGCTCTACACTTACAGAGCCAAGAATCATTTGATTCACTATAAATATAATGCTTATGGCGGCAACTGTCATGATTTGCCCAG CATCTCACCTGGCGAGGAACTGCTGGAGGAAGTGTACGAAATCGATGCCGATCAGGATCGCATTGATGAACAAATGACACGCTCCCAAGCGGACACCATCACCAAGCAGGGATATCTGCTGAAGGGACCCGATTCGGCCGCCGATCGAATGTTTGCCAATATAGGCAACAAATCGTTTAAGCGTCGCTATTGCTATCTGCGGCAGGAGATCGACGGCACTTACATGTTGGAGCTGCACAAGGATGAGAAGCAGGGCGATGCCAAGGCCACCATTGTCATGGATTTTTGCACAGAAGTCGTTCAA AATCCCAAACGTGGACGCTTTTGCTTTGAGCTACGCATGACAGCGGGTCACAAGTCCTTCACTCTGGCCGCCGAGAATGAGCAGGACTTTAAGGATTGGCTGGGCAAACTCTCCTCGGTGCTGGCCCAGAATCGTGCACAGGAGGAGAAGCGCAAGGCGTCGCTCGAGCGTCAGCCGTCAGCGGGTCCACAGTTGGCGCTgccagcggagcagcagcccacatTTGGCACCCTCAAGGGACTCGATCAATCGCTGCATCCGCAGCTAATGAAATACGGCAGGGAGACGGATCACTCGATTGCCTTGGCGCGGAAGGAGCAGCGGAGGCGGCTCTTTGCCTGCTATCAGTCTCCCTCGAAGGCCACAGCCAACGATAGTGTGGAGCAATATCGCGAGCATTTCGGCACACGAATGCTCCTCACGTGCCACAGTCTGCGCTTCCGGCTGCAGTGTGTGGCCGCAGATGCTGGGCCCGGGGTGGATGCGGAGCAGCAGGTGGAGCCGTATATCACCAGCCTGGCGCTGTACGATGCCAAGGCGGGCCGCAAGCTCAGCGAGAGCTTCTACTTCAATGTGAACGACTCGTGGAATGCCCAACTGCTGCCGAATACGCCTGTGCCGGCGTCCGTGGCGGGCTGTGGTGTGCCCCGTCGTGCCGCAGACGGAGATGACAGGAATGCCTCGCAGGCGCCGCATTCCCTCTTCGATGGTGTGTCCGCggagctgctgcgctgcccccGCCAGCAGTTCCAGCAGTTGCGGCAGTGCCTGCTCTCGGTGCGTGCGCCCCATGCAGACATCTATCTGGTGGTGCGCGTGGAGAAGGTGCTGCAGTGTGGCATCGCCCAGGCCGCAGAGCCCTACCTGAAGGCCGGCAAGGATCCGAAGCTCGGTCAAAAGGTGTGCAAGGCGGCCAAGAACTGTGCCCAGCACATTGGACACTATCGCCAGCCGTTTGCGTGGGCGGCCAAGCCTCTGTTCAAGCTCTACAGCCACGAGCTGGACGTGGAGCCGCACAAGGAGTTCGACTTTAGTCCCATCTATCGCCAGGAGTTGCCCAAGCTCAAGGACGAGGAGTTGCTCAAGCTCCTCGTGGACTATCGCAAGCCAGAGAAGCTCAGCAAGCTGACCATCATTCCGGGCTGCCTCAagatgcagctgcagatcGTGGACACAGTGCCCTGTGGCCTGAGCAAGTCGCTGGCTCCACTCTCCACCTTTAGTCCGGCCTCCAAGCAGCCGCCCACGCTGGAGCTGGCTGAATtccaaaaccaaagcgaacGGGAGGCTCATCCGTACACGAGCTTCTGCAATCATCTTTATGTCTATCCGCTGAGTCTGCAATTCGACAGCCAGAAGCTGTTCTCGCGTGCCCGAAACATCACGGTCGTTGTGGAGCTCCGAGACGGCGACGGGGAGTACAGCAAGCCCTTGAAG TGCATCTATGGACGACCTGGACAGGATCTGCTAGTCTCACAAATCGCCTGCCCTGTGCTCCATCATAATGTCACGCCCACGTGGTACGAGGAGATCAAGCTGCGTCTTCCCTTGGGTCTCTTTCCCGAGCACCATTTGCTCTTCTCCTTCTACCATGTGTCCTGCAATCTGAGCAAGAAGCGCGATGCCCAGGCAGCCTTTGAGACGCCCATTGGGTATgcctggctgccgctgctgcaaaaGAATCGCATATGtctggaggagcagccgctgccggtggctgccacattgcCAGTGGGTTACCTGTCCATACAGCCGCTGGGCTGGGGCAAGGGG CAGAACTGCGGCCCCGACATCCAATGGATCGACAACCAGCGTCCCCTGTACACCGTGGCCCTGCGCCTGGACTCCACAGTGCTGACGGCGGATCAGCATCTGCACAACTTCTTTGCGCACTGCGAGCGACTGCTGGAGGGTGGCAAGACGGGCGCACTGCCAGCGGAGACGGAGACCTGCAAGATACTGAAGGCGGCGCATGCCATTGATATGCGCTCGCTGATCAGCTACCTGCCGACGCTGCTCAACGAACTGTTTACGCTGCTGGTGCACACGCAGTCCGAGGAGATTGGCCTGAATGTGATCCGTCTGCTGACGAACATCATCCATCTGATAAGCTTCGACGCGAAGCGGCCCGATCTGCTGGCTTCGTATGTGAAGTTCGTGTTCCATGCGCCCTACTACAGCCAGCAGACGGCACGACTGCGCACGGTGCACGGAGAGCTGTGCAGGCATCTGCCGTATCTGCTGAATCCCAAGAACACGGACTTCCTCATTGTCAACAAATTCATGCGCTACTCGGCCATCTTCTTCGACTTGATTGTGAAGAGCATGGCGCAGCATCTGCTGGCCACTGGCAGGATTCGTATGCTGCGGAACGAGCGGTTTCCCAAGGAGTATGCGGATCGGGTGGAGCAGCTGATCAAGGTGCTGATCATATACATCACGACGCGCTACGATGACTTGGGGGAGGAGACGCAGCTACTCAATCGCTCGCTGGCCCGCTTTGTGCGGCAGTGTCTGAGCTACATGGATCGGGGATTTGTCTATCGCTTGATACGCTGCTACATGGAGGAGTTTTCACCCGGCAATCCACGGGTGCTGCACGAATACAAGTTCAACTTCCTGCAGGAGATTTGCCAGCACGAGCATTATGTGCCGCTCAACCTGCCCTTTGTGCTGAACCCAAAGAATCGGCCGCCCGAGATGATGCAACACTTTACGCTCTCCGAGGAGTTTTGTCGCCAGCACTTCCTCTcgggtctgctgctgcaggagctgaagAGCAGCCTCAACGAGGTGGGACATGTGCGGCGGCATGCGCTGGCCATCTTCAAGGATCTGCTGGCCAAGCACGAGCTGGACGGACGCTACCAGCAGCGCGGACAGCTCTCCCGCATAGCTCTGCTCTACGTGCCATGGCTGGGCATAGTCATGGACAATCTGCATCGCATAGACGATCTGTCCGAGACGCCGGGAGCGACCACGCCCAACGGACATGTCTATGTGGACTCGGCCTCGTACACCAAGCGGCTGAGCTGCTCGAGCAGCTATGTTTTCAGCAAGGATTCCTCCACATTTGGCTCGCTGACATCCACACCGCGCTCCAAGAATCGTTTGACCTTGCACAACGATCAGCTCAGTCCGTGCCGCACTTCGGTGCACATGAAGGAGAACAATTTCCTGGCCGCGATTGCGGGACAGCCCATAAGCAATGGCATATCCAATCTATCACTCAATTCCAACACGGATTCAGGC CACTCGCAGGACACCACCACCATTGGGGCGTACACCAACGGGGAGACAGATGTGGCCCTGCGGAATGGTCACAATCGTTCTGTGAGCTTCACGCATGCCCAGATCCTGTCACGCTGCGACAAGTTTAGTGTGGGCGAGAGCCGGGATCTGCTCTTGGGTTTCCTGTTCATTGTGAAGCACTTGTCGCAGGATCAGATGGTGGCCTGGTGGCAGAACTGCAACGAAACGGAGACCCTGCAGTTCCTGGCCATACTCGATCTCTCGCTGCAGCACTTCCGCTATGTGGGCAAGAAGAATGTGCAGCTAACGCCGGACTCGCGGCAGTTGCGTGCCACGAAGGCGCACACGCTGCCCGCGCGGACTACGCCACCCACGGGCCTGGATAACGggcatcagcaggagcagccgagCAGCGGCACACTGAATCAGCCAAGGGAACATCTGCTGGAGGACTTGGCCAGGACACAGCTGGCATTGTACGAATCAAATCTGGCCACAGAGGTGGGCATGATCATACTCGACTGCCTGGGCATGTATGTGCTGCAGTTCCGTCAGCTGCTGACCGACAGCCTGGTGCTGCGCAAGCTGGCGCGGGTATATCTGCGCTTCCTGCAGCTGGGACAGTCGGAGAGGCTCTCCAAGCATGTGTTTGCCGCCCTGCGCGCCTTCATCAACAACTATTCGGTGGCCCTGTTCAAGGGCAATGCCATGCTGTGCGGCCAGATGGTGTACGAGCTGCTGAAGGCCTGCGACAGTCGCCTGGTGGAGATCCGACACGAATCCTGCGCCGTGCTGTATCTGCTGATGCGCAGCAATTTCGAGTTTAGCGGTCGCAAGGCCTTGACCCGCGTGCACCTGCAGGTCATCATCTCGGTGTCGCAGATGATTGGCAATGTGATTGGCCTGAACAATGCCCGCTTCCAGGAGAGTTTGTCGATCATCAACAGCTATGCCAACAGCGACAAGGCCATGAAGGGCACCGGCTTCCCCATGGAGGTGAAGGATCTAACGCGTCGCGTGCGCACCGTTCTCATGGCCACCGCCCAGATGCAGGCCCACCACATGGACCCGGAGCGGCTGCTCGAACTGCAGTATTCGCTGGCCAATTCGTATGCCTCCACGCCCGAGCTGCGGCACACCTGGCTGGTCACCATGGCACGCAATCACGAGCAGAACGGCAATCTCTCGGAGGCCGCCTGCTGTCATCTGCACATCGCCGCCCTCATGTGCGAGTATCTGCGCCTGCGTGGCACCGCCTGCTCCAGCCTCACCTGGTCCTCGGCGTCCTTTGGCAAGATCTCGCGCAACATACCGCTGGACGAGCAGGGCCTCAAGCTGGATGCTGGCGCCCAGGACTCGCAGTACACCGAATACATGCTGCTCGAGCAGCTAAAGCAGTGCGCCGATCTGCTGGATCGTGCCGAGCGCTTCGAGTGCCTCGGCGATCTGTACAAGCTCATTCTGCCCATACACGAGAGAGCCCGCGACTTCATCGAACTCTCCAACTGTTACGAGCATTTGGCACAGGCTTACAGCAAGATTGTGGAGGTCAATCGGTCGGGCAAACGCATGCTGGGTCGCTTCTACAGAGTTGTCTTTTATGGAATG ATGTACTTTGAGGAGGATCATGCCATCGAGTATGTGTACAAGGAACCAAAGCTCACTTCGTTGAGTGAGATTTCAGAGCGTTTGGCCAAGCAATATCAGGAGAAGTTTGGGGCGGATGTTGTCAAGTTAATCATGGACTCGTCGCCG GTAAAAGTCGATGAACTGGATGCCAAGTTGGCCTACATACAGGTCACCCATGTGATTCCCTTCTTTACCAAAACAGAGCTCGATCAGCGTCTCAATGAATTCGAGCAGAATCACGATGTGAACACCTTCATGTACGAGACACCGTTCACCAAGTCGGGAGCAGCACGTGGCAGCGTCGAGGAGCAGTGGAAACGCAAGACCGTCATAGAGA